From Fibrobacter sp.:
CTGAATGATTCGTTAGCAAAGGCGGATAAGGAGATAAAAGAAAAGTCTGTCGGTAAAGCTGATTTGAAAAACAGAGCAAAAATATTGAGAGAGATTATAACCCGATTTGCGGATAAAGAAAATGAGGAGTGAGAAAAGTCGGTCATTTTCAATGAGAATCATCGGTCATTTTGGTTGAGAATAACCGGTCATTTTCGATGAGAATAACCGGTCATTTTCGATGAGAATTATCGGTCATTTTGAGTGATAACGGGCATTTGGCAGAAACTATATATTATAATAGTTTCAGGTAATCCATCATGAAAGGAAAGTAATTTGTACAGGTATTCTTCAAATTTGTGGTTGTTTCTGCTGTTTTCAGTTCTTCCGCTTTTTGCTGCTGATAATGATCTGAATCCACAGCAATCAGCTCTCCTTGATTCGGTTGTCTCATCATTTAAAATTGAACACTGCTGCGGGACATCTCTGAAATCCTGCCTCGATAAAAGTACATGCCCGATTGCATCACGTTTATATGATTTCTCCCTCTGGCTTGTACAGCGCGAAAGCGACCGCACAAAAATACAGGAACAATTGGAGAAAAGGTACGACGGATTTGTTACCACTGAAAAGCATGTAATTGATACATCTTTCTTAGCCTGGGCAGGCTTGCCATCATCACCAGTCCGTATTGTCTCCTACATATCATCAGGCTGCAATATGTGCAAACGGATCGTTGGTGAACTGTATGACAGTGTGACTGTCGGCTCTCTATCTGGTAAAGCTAAACTTCTGGCCATACCCATTGGAACGGGGCCAGGTGATTTAGCTTTGTTAATTGCAAACTCAAAGGGTAAATTCTGGGAACTGTTTCAGAAGTTCAGAGAAAACAAGCTTAGATATAGCGATGAAGATGTAGTAAAAATGGCTGAAGAGACAGGTATTTCAGGGAAAGAGATGAGGTATCTGTTAAAGAATCAGGATTTTAAGAATCTGTTAAGCGCCGCAAGAAATCAAAGTACAGCCAAAGAAGTAAAGGTTACCCCGACCTTTTTTATCAATGAAAAAAGATACAGCAGCTATAAAGATCCTCAGTGGGTTATTGATGCTGCATTATTTGAGATTGAGAAAGGATCCCTGAACAAATAACATGATTGGACCCAAACCAACAGAAAAGCACCCGATGAAGGGATTTGACCAGGTTTGC
This genomic window contains:
- a CDS encoding thioredoxin domain-containing protein, whose protein sequence is MWLFLLFSVLPLFAADNDLNPQQSALLDSVVSSFKIEHCCGTSLKSCLDKSTCPIASRLYDFSLWLVQRESDRTKIQEQLEKRYDGFVTTEKHVIDTSFLAWAGLPSSPVRIVSYISSGCNMCKRIVGELYDSVTVGSLSGKAKLLAIPIGTGPGDLALLIANSKGKFWELFQKFRENKLRYSDEDVVKMAEETGISGKEMRYLLKNQDFKNLLSAARNQSTAKEVKVTPTFFINEKRYSSYKDPQWVIDAALFEIEKGSLNK